The genomic interval CACAATCCCTCTAGGGTTTCAGAGAAATGATTGGAAATTGTGCCGTCTTCCCGGCGAGTGATGAGATGATAACCCATGATGGTTAGCAGCTCTTCGATGAAAATTGACGATTAACGCCAGCTTGCAACGTGAAAATTCGCATAAGAACGCCGCATTCCCTTTGCCGGACAATGCAATTGACGGTATCACTCCCGCCGATCGGCTTCAACGCACTCGATGTGGCTGAGCGGAAGAGGATGCCGCAGTGACCGGATCGCAGTGACCAAATAGCCAGGCCCAAGGCCGCTCTTGGTCGTGCGAGGCATTCAGCCGATCTGCGGTGCCGGCCACGCGTTGGCGATCTTGCAGAACAGGCGGGCAGTCTGTTCGGTGTCGTAGACCGCGCTGTGCGCCTCGGCGGCGTTCCAGTCGAAGCCGGCGGCCTGCACGGCGCGGGCCAGCACGGTCTGGCCGTAGGCGATGCCGCCCAGGGTCACGGTGTCGAACACGCTGAACGGGTGGAACGGATTGCGCTTGTGACCGCAGCGGGCCACGGTGGCGTTGAGGAAGTTCAGGTCGAAATGGGCGTTGTGGCCGACCAGGATCGCGCGCTGGCAGCCGTATTTCTTCACCGCCGCGCGCACCGGCGCGAACACGTGGTCCAGCGCCTCGCGCTCGGGCTTGGCGAAGCGGAACGGATGGT from Xanthomonas sp. DAR 34887 carries:
- the rnt gene encoding ribonuclease T yields the protein MNDHVESPSQPLAVTPMSRRFRGYLPVVVDVETGGFDWNRHALLEIAVVPIEMDDAGQLYPGATASAHVVPAPGTAIDPKSLEVTGIILDHPFRFAKPEREALDHVFAPVRAAVKKYGCQRAILVGHNAHFDLNFLNATVARCGHKRNPFHPFSVFDTVTLGGIAYGQTVLARAVQAAGFDWNAAEAHSAVYDTEQTARLFCKIANAWPAPQIG